CTCCAGCCACGCGACCCGGCGCGCCATCGGTTCCAGCAGTGTGACGGTCAGGTCGGGACGGGCGATCGCGAGCGGTATGCCGGGCAGCCCCGCCCCGGAACCGACATCCACCACCGTGGCCTCTCGTGGCAGCAACTCGTGCAACACGGCCGAGTTGTAAATGTGGCGCTCCCAGAGCCGGTCTCCCTCCCGAGGACCGATCAAGCCACGTCGCACGCCATCCGTCAAGAGGCGTTCCGCGAACTCCCTCACCAGTGACGCCCGATCACCGAAAATCATCCGCTCCGGTGACATCCGCTCCGCCTCTCGCGCAGCTTCACCCGCATCGTCATCAGCCGGGAAGGACCCGGCCGGCCTCTCATCGTCCAACAGTCCGCCTCTTCGACACCCCGGTTGCGATCCCGCTCATCATAGTGTTGTTTCACGTGAAACACGGCTCGAAGGCGAGCACGAACCCACCTCCCCGCCAAAAATGAAGAAAATTCACTAATCGCTCCGGCGGGCGCCCGCGCGGCGGCGCCGGCGAACCGGAGCGAACAACGCGCGGTGGCACGCCACGCGCCGGACGGTTTCACGTGAAACACCTCGCCGGACTCAGCACGCGCCTCACCCCCGGGGGGGGGAGCGCCTCGCGGCCGGTCCCGAACACAACACTGCCCCTGTGACGCGAGATCACAGGGGCAGCATCGCAACGATCGAGCGAAACGGAACGACTACACGCCGAACACTCACCCGACCCGGTAAACGATCACACGCCTGCTCGGCGGTTCTCCCTCGCCTTCGCTGGTGACTCCCGAGACGGTCGCGACCGCGTCGTGGACCACCTTGCGCTCGAAGGGACTCATCGGGCGCAGCCGCTGGGTCTTACCGGTACTGGCGACCTTCTCCGCCGTCCGGCGCCCGAGGTCGCTGAGCTCGTTGCGCCGGTTCGCGCGCCAACCCGCGATGTCCAGCATCAGCCTGCTGCGCACCCCGGTCTCCTGCTGCACGGCCAGCCGGGTGAGCTCCTGCACCGCTTCGAGGACCTCGCCCTGCGAACCGACGAGCTTCTCGAGGTCCTTGCCACCGTCCACGCTCACCACGGCACGGCCCGACTCCACGTCCAGGTCGATGTCGCCGTCGTAGTCGAGCAGGTCCAACAGCCGTTCCAGGTAGTCACCGGCGATATCGCCTTCACGCACCAGATCGGCTTCGCTCCTGGCCGTCGATCCGCTGTCCCGATCAGCGGCCTGTTCGGCACCACCCGTTGCCACGGACTGCTCGTCCTGGCCGGCCTCCTGCACGGTATCGGACACTGCGTGTCTCCTCTCTGGAGGTGCGTACGGACTCACCGGTGCTCGTCCGGCCTGTCCGCTTCGCTGGAACGGTCTTCCGGTATTCCGGGCGATTCGGCTTGCTCGTCGTCTTTCGGCCGGCCGGGGAAGTCCTCCCGCTCGGCTGTCGAGGAGTCGACCACCGCGGGCGCCGCTTCACGCGTCTGCTGCCGCTGTGCTTCCTCCAGGTCGATACGTCGAAACACGATACGCTGCTGCCCCAGGGTCCAGAAGTTGTTCGCCAACCAGTACAGCAGGATCGCCAGCGGCAGGAAGGGCCCGGCGATCACCGCGAACATCGGCAGTAGCCACAACATGATCCGGTTCATCATCGCCTGCTGGTTCGGCGACCCCACCGAGGCGTTCCGCTCGCCACGCTGCCGGGCGATCGAGTGCCGCGTGGTGAAGTGCGTCGCCACCGCCGCGACGAGCATCAGCGGCACCCCGACCAGGAGCATGGAGCTCCGGTCGGTCCCGAACGAGGCCAGCTCCTCGGCCGGGGCGCTGATCGTACCGGACAGGCTGGCCCCGAACAGATGAGCGTCGAGGAAGGAACGCACCCCCTCCTCGCCGAAGAAGTAGTTGCTCGTCTCACCCGGCTGGAAACCGTTGAGCACGCGGAACAGCCCGATGAACACCGGAACCTGCACGAGAACGGGCAGGCAGCCGCCGAGCGGGTTGAACCCCTGCTCGGACTGCAGCTTGCGCATCTCGGCGGTCAGGCGCTGCGGATCGTCGGAGTACTCCCGCTGCAACCGCTGTATGTGGGGCGCCACTTCCTGCATCTTGCGCATGGAGCGCACCTGGTGCACGAAGGGTTTGAACAGCAGCGCCCGCAGCGTGAACACCAGGAAGACCACGGAGAGCGCCCAGGCGTAACCGCTGTCCGGTTCGAGCAGCGCGCCGAAGACGGCGTGCCAGAACAGCAGGATGGCCGAGACCGGGTAGTTGATGAAGTCCAGCACTTGGGGCTACTCCTCGCCGGTGGAACGCTCTGCGGCGCGACGCGCATCACGCTGTTTCGGGGCCTTCGGGGGCGGCACCGGATCGATCCCACCCGGGTGCCAGGGACCACAACGCAACAACCGCCACACGGTCAGCCAACCGCCCCTGATCGCCCCGTGGACCCGCAGCGCCTCCACGGCATAGGCACTGCAACTCGGATAGAACCGGCAGGTGGGCGGGAGCAGCGGGGAGACGACCCTGCGGTAGGCGTGAACGGGCAGCGACAGCAGCCAGGCGACCGGCCCCGGGCGGGTCGCGGGAACCGCTGCCGAGTCCTCGGGCGAACCGGAGTCTTGCTCTGCCATCACGCGGGATCCGTGGGGAAGTGGTCGCCACCACCGGCGAGGTCACCCGGGACCGGCAGGCGCAGCTTTCGGGCCGCCTTGTCGATGTCCCGGCCGAGTTCGGCACTGGTGGCCGCCGCGGCGGGCGGCAACGCTCGTATCACCACCAGTGTGCCAGGAGGCAGCAGCGGGAGGCGGTCTCGCATCAGATGCCGCAGCTGCCGTGCCACCCGATGCCGTACCACCGCTTTGCCCACGGCCTTGCTCACGACGAAACCCACCCTGGTCCGCTCCCGCGTATCCA
The nucleotide sequence above comes from Actinopolyspora erythraea. Encoded proteins:
- the rnpA gene encoding ribonuclease P protein component; translation: MLPAAARLRRSQDFTRVVRRGRRAGRPRLVLHALTPGGETSGAAARSSAAIGAVAEPDDQNARGTSDSSPTLDTRERTRVGFVVSKAVGKAVVRHRVARQLRHLMRDRLPLLPPGTLVVIRALPPAAAATSAELGRDIDKAARKLRLPVPGDLAGGGDHFPTDPA
- a CDS encoding Jag family protein — translated: MSDTVQEAGQDEQSVATGGAEQAADRDSGSTARSEADLVREGDIAGDYLERLLDLLDYDGDIDLDVESGRAVVSVDGGKDLEKLVGSQGEVLEAVQELTRLAVQQETGVRSRLMLDIAGWRANRRNELSDLGRRTAEKVASTGKTQRLRPMSPFERKVVHDAVATVSGVTSEGEGEPPSRRVIVYRVG
- the yidC gene encoding membrane protein insertase YidC yields the protein MLDFINYPVSAILLFWHAVFGALLEPDSGYAWALSVVFLVFTLRALLFKPFVHQVRSMRKMQEVAPHIQRLQREYSDDPQRLTAEMRKLQSEQGFNPLGGCLPVLVQVPVFIGLFRVLNGFQPGETSNYFFGEEGVRSFLDAHLFGASLSGTISAPAEELASFGTDRSSMLLVGVPLMLVAAVATHFTTRHSIARQRGERNASVGSPNQQAMMNRIMLWLLPMFAVIAGPFLPLAILLYWLANNFWTLGQQRIVFRRIDLEEAQRQQTREAAPAVVDSSTAEREDFPGRPKDDEQAESPGIPEDRSSEADRPDEHR
- the yidD gene encoding membrane protein insertion efficiency factor YidD, with translation MAEQDSGSPEDSAAVPATRPGPVAWLLSLPVHAYRRVVSPLLPPTCRFYPSCSAYAVEALRVHGAIRGGWLTVWRLLRCGPWHPGGIDPVPPPKAPKQRDARRAAERSTGEE